The genomic stretch TTATcatatttgtcatttattgtagaaaaaaaataaaataaaatgtatatctATGTACTTtaagaaatttgatttatttgattttatttaaaatttcagttATAGAagatggtaaattaaaaaagaaaactgacagtaggatttttgctattttctccactgtttatttcacaaaagcaTCAACAGatatcagtaaatttgaaaatgtgattaaatgtatttaactcTATGCAGTTTAGTGACATAAATCAGTTTGTTATGCAAGTAGCATCCTGAAGAAGCCTGTTGAaaatgggaatattttttttcaaaaataatattgtttggTGCCATGACTGCTGTGCCAGGCAGTCTCGGCCAAACAGTTGCctaaaaaataagaatacattattataaaaaaaaaaaaaaaaaaatctttttctttatcataATGGCACCACAAAATACTGTGATAAAATTCTAAGTCCACATCGCACGCCCCTGTTCATCTCAACATTTTACATCAACATGGTGGAAACGCAACAGTAATCACAAATTTTGCCAATTGCTTGTTAGTTGGTGACTTAAAATGTAGTTAAATGCACCAGAAGTCTTCAGATGAGCTGGTTGacgtctctgtgtgtttgcagcttTAGTTGCATCTCGTCTTGATGAACTCATTTCGTGTTGCAGAAAATCCCAGAGAAGAGCATCATTGTGCTGCACGCCTGCGCCCACAACCCCACCGGCGTGGATCCCAGGCCTGAGCAGTGGAAGGAGATCAGCGACATCGTGAAGGTGAGAGACGCTCGCCTCGGTCCGGTTCTAGGAACGTCTTGATAAAACCCGCTGCTGTTATCATCTTGCTCTCTAACAAAGACTTCCATGACTGATAAAAGCTGTACGTTAGGAAGTTGCGGTGTCAtcgttttaaatattaacaactTCTTATCTGCATGTTGAACCTCACAGAAAAGAAACCTGCTGGTGTTCTTCGACATGGCCTACCAGGGCTTCGCCAGCGGCGACATTGATCGTGACGCCTGGGCTGTTCGGCATTTCATCGAGACGGGCCACAACATCGTGCTGTCTCAGTCCTTCGCCAAGAACATGGGACTCTACGGTGTGTATGAAGATCACAGCAGACTGCAACACCTGCagtaaaagcttgtttttgtcACCACCTAGTGGCAAAACTTTGTGGGCGTTTGAGTTTAAAGTAGCTCCATGCCGAGTGCTTCCCCTTCGTAGCTCATGGAGCCTCGGCTCTGCCTGACTCTGTTCTCTCGGTTACGACAGCTGAACGTGTGGGAGGCTTCACTGTTGTGTGCAAAGACGCAGAAGAGGCCAAGAGAGTCGAGTCCCAACTCAAGATCCTGATCAGGCCGATTTACTCCAACCCACCGATAAACGGCGCCAGAATCGCGGCCACCATCCTCAACACACCAGACCTGCACTCGCTCTggtaaaaatattaacacagaAGCTGAACCTGAGCCGAAAGCAGACATCTCCCAGAAACGCCAAGCTGGATTGTTTTTTTACCTCCTGAacgtttccacattttgttggGTTTAAGGCATAAACGCCCATATATTTTGTGTAATAGACCAGCTCTGTAAGTGCATAGCTGAATAGGAAGGATTGAGGAACATGTTTCACAAATAGAAAACGTTTTTATTCAGCTCAGTAGGGCTACAACAGATGATTAGTGTAGTATTGATTAAtctattgtttattgtgacgattaatcaattcaTTAGATAAGAACATTTCCACATTCCGCAGCTTATTTCAATAGTTGAGTCATTACAATCAATCTAATTTGTCGCCTCAGACCTAATTAgaatgccacatttttcagaatacattaaaaaaaaactttctttcacTAAATGATCTTCTCTATTTCACAAAATCCaatcaaaacatgttgaatCTTGTGGCTGCACTGTAATGATTAGGTGTGTAAGAATATAAAACTGAAGGGGTCGAAGTATCATGGCACCTTGTTGTTATTTAAACAGGTTTTTCTTGTTCCGTTTGTGCTGGCAGGCTGGAGGAAGTCCATGGCATGGCCAACCGCATCATCAAGATGAGGGAACAGCTGGTGGCGGGTCTGAAACAGCAGGGCTCCTCCCACAACTGGCAGCACGTCACCGATCAGATCGGCATGTTCTGCTTCACTGGCCTCAAACCCGAACAGGTACCAGCAGGAATAATGAAAATCTACTAGGTGAAAATTTAAAATTGCCACTAATTAATATTTTGGGTTTAAAGGAGCCAGATCTGCTTGTGATCTTTCAAAATAGTTTTGAtcagtagttttattttcaagaggATTCTTCAAAAGTCAGCTAGACCGGCATAGTGAGCTTAAAAATGAGAAGTTTGAGGATAAAATAGATGTGACAATATTTGAATGTTAATCGGGTCGTGACCAGCAGCAgtgtgtttggatttaaagtgacaggaggccctTAAATATCTCATCCTGAATGAtgcagaactgatcagactaaaatctcatcatatgagaatgattttgtgcacaaaatgtGATGAGCATGTTCTCTGAAGACCTATCCTAACTAGTTTGAGGAAGCATAATACGTTACCTTCAATGGGTTCAGTTTGAGGTGCCTTACAGTAAAGGCACTCCAGCACCAATTTGGTGCAGCCTTTCTGATTATTAAATCAAAGATTGGCGgaagggtaaaaataaaaaagaagcctttttttctttttctttaccaGCACTTCTTTAAGCtcagctgcatttttgtttctgtttttcctgcaggttGAGCGCCTGACGAAGGAGTTCTCGGTGTACATGACCAAAGACGGCAGGATTTCCATGGCAGGCGTGACGACCGCAAATGTGGGCTACCTGGCAGAGGGGATCCATGCGGTCACCAAGTAGAGCAGATCGCACCGGAAGAAGAACAGAATCAAAGCTGCTGTGTTGAGGAGCTTTTTGTGTGTCCCTCTGTTCCACCTGTAGAGGACGGGTCGAtgtttagtttcactttttctcttCTGGATTTCATAATCATTTCAACATGGAACGGTTGTTCTTCTGCAAGTTTTCACTGAACTGATGCCCCTTTGCCATTTTCAAAAAGGTTGTGACTGAACTGATagtctttatttattctgagCTATCAGCTGCTGACTCTGCACTTCTGTCCCTCTAAATGTTTGCTCTTGACCCTCATGCATTACGCTGCAACGTTGGGATAATGCATGTTAGCTTTAGGTGCAAGTTGAGATCTCTGTTGCTTTGTGAAATTCTTtagaaaatatgctttttttttatttatgttggtGGTGATTTAGCACTTTATCAAATGTGTGGCACTATTTGGGTTTGTAGCTGGGTTTTACTGTGAGAATAGGCATTTATCTGGTTATCAGTTCACTTTTGTTAATTTCATCAAACTGTTATTTAGTCtctgtatttaaaatgactCGGTTATCTCGTTTGCATTCAGTACTTTTCCTGTACGTTTCTGTGAGATCTTCAGTTTtccttcacagagcagcagtCTCTCAGTTGACATCACTGTTAAAAGAAGGAGCACAAAAGTCGAGAGTAAAATGGAAGTATTGAGTGTAAAGTTCACTGGAGGTGGCTATATGCTGTATGGGTATGTTCATGTCATCAAACCACAAAATGTATGCCCATGTAATCTAAAAGAAACGTGTGCAGAAGAAGTCTCAGTTGTCCAAATGCtatattttagtgtttaaatcTCTATGGGCGAAACATTGAGACACGGATGGCATttataaatgtgtcatttgCTGATATTCCTGGAACTTTGTGTCTCCATTCTCCGCTTCCTGTCTGAAACTAAACACGGGTCATCTACCTTACTGAACAAACAATAAATCCTTATAGAGAAATGTTTGGCTTTACTTGAATTTTTTCAGCATTCATCAAACATTTTTGGCTATTtctgcaattttgttttttttttcaccatttacACCTCATCTATAAATGTTATCTGCCTCTTTGGACATTCCTAGATCAATGAGCATTCAAATtcatacaaaaataatatagattgattaaattgtgttaaaagttcagatgggtttttaaaaattgcagttttttttatcttactgTTTGTGTTACctgaatattaaacattaaattgagTACATTTATACATATATTACTTCATTAATCTGAGatacttattttttaatgaaattctAGAAGAGTAAGCACAATTACGAGCATTGATAAATTTCaacattaatttaaactttattcatGCTTATATGCTTAtcaatattttcattatttcgCTATGTAAACTTGaccttttcttaattttatttttcacatttctaatTCAAAACCTGGATGTTACAAATACTTTTCTTTCACCTTCTATGCTTCtacaaatgcataaatattaatcataactatataaaaacatttaaaactcgCATAATACGATCGTTTCCGCATTCTTGGTACgtaatttgatcaaatcatGGAAAACTACATCAACCACAATTCAAAAGAAGTCACGTGACAGTCAACGTCAACACTAAAAGACATAAGAGCGCCGTCATTATTGAGAGGGGGGGCCGATGGAGAAGGTCTCCGCGTTTTGTGTGGTTCGTTCCTTGCCAGCTGACGGGTTACGGTAACTTCAAATCAGGTTGGTGTATTTTAATCTGTTATGTTGCTGGCGAGATTGTTATTCGTATTTAACGTTCAGACATCGTTTGCTAGCTTAGCATGACAACAAAGGGCATGGCTGCTGCCCTGATAAACGCCGATAGTCTGTTGACGAAAGAAGCACTGATTTAGTTAAGCTAAACAATAAAATGCCCGTGGCGTGATTCTGTtaggaagcagaagaaaaccCAATTTGGGTCATGTGTTATTTTTCCTCATTAGTTGCCGTTTATTGATTCACATCGTTCCTGAAATATGTCTTTACatctgttttaacattttaaagtgtcacTGCACGGAGACGCAATGTGCATGGAAAACGGAGAATAAACGCAATGATCCAATCCATTATTGCGTCCTACCTTCACATTTAAGTTTAATGACATTTGTCTGTATTTACCTGTCCCCAACCCTTTTTGTTCGGATCTTAtctgaaggaagaaaaatatgtcCATTTAAATCTGATTCTTAGTAATTTCGCAAGTAAATGCCGAATTGTACTTGTGGGAAATGTAAACCAAACCCCGGTTTCTGTCTTTCAGGAAACACTCGTGATCAAAGTTTAGCAGCTTTCTATATGATGTGTTAGTAGTTAGAATTGAAGGAGGTGGTGGGGCTTTTAGAGATAATTTATTTGACACTATTGCTTTAGA from Poecilia reticulata strain Guanapo unplaced genomic scaffold, Guppy_female_1.0+MT scaffold_596, whole genome shotgun sequence encodes the following:
- the LOC103461102 gene encoding aspartate aminotransferase, mitochondrial, with amino-acid sequence LPNNLFVVTLGFVVLSASIFIVLVLCSSWWAGVQMGPPDPILGVTEAFKRDTNPKKMNLGVGAYRDDQGKPFVLSCVRKAEALMTSKQLDKEYLPIGGFGEFTKACAQLALGADNEVLKSGRSVTVQTISGTGSLRIGGNYLARFHTGPHDVYLPKPSWGNHTPIFRDAGMQLKAYRYYDPSTCGFDFKGALDDISKIPEKSIIVLHACAHNPTGVDPRPEQWKEISDIVKKRNLLVFFDMAYQGFASGDIDRDAWAVRHFIETGHNIVLSQSFAKNMGLYAERVGGFTVVCKDAEEAKRVESQLKILIRPIYSNPPINGARIAATILNTPDLHSLWLEEVHGMANRIIKMREQLVAGLKQQGSSHNWQHVTDQIGMFCFTGLKPEQVERLTKEFSVYMTKDGRISMAGVTTANVGYLAEGIHAVTK